The nucleotide sequence AGTACACATTTTGAACATTGTTATTTACTTAActcttgccaaaaaaaaaagtttacttgATAAACAATACTtatatagatataaatattaatacctTAAAAGAATAagtataaaaaattgaaaaatagacCACTAGAAATATCATATTACAAGCACAATCAGAAATTGCTAACTTTGCAGAGTATGGAACGAGCGTCGTTACAAAACTACCAAAAAATGGTATTATTTCATAGAGTACCTTCCCTTTGGTTCGTTATGTTGGGACCCATATAGACGTATTTGTATGTAATgctcaaaattcaaaatgtcAAACTTATGGGggagaaaaaagaaagacatGAGGGCCATACACATTCTCCTCAAGAATCCTGCTATAGACCTCAATTTGCTGCAAGCGTTCCCTTTTGTTTTTGGTATTACTTTCTAATGGAAAGTAATTATTTTCAGCTAGCTCATACTGTCCCTGTTTGTAAATTGTTGTAATTACACAATCAAGAATATTATTATGTACCGTTGTATATGCTTTGAGTCAAACAAACACCTCCATGAGACCATTCATCTTTCCAGCTTCATTGATCTGGGCTTAGGTTGTGACATAGCTTTCTCTTGTTCAGTAAGTGCATGACGGAAATGGCATCTATGGCCATAAGGGCACACAACCCCAGCAAGGACCATCCTGCAGACCTCAGTTTTGTAGCGTGGGTGGCGGATCACTGGGCGAAGCTCCCCAATGCCATGAGCGAATTGACAGTGGTCTCCATAAGGGCATGTGCCAGTTTCCTGCCATTTGTTACAGAGCTCAGTCTTGAACATCCCCTGGTTGTACACAACCATCTCAAGAGGCTCTTCCTCTTTCTGCCCTCCTCGCACAAATACCTTTTGCTGCAAGCATAGTAACacaaaatttcaacaataatcaATTCTTCCGAATATCAACAATCAAATCTATATAATGTCCACTCATTGTTATTAAATGGTGATGCATCTACAATCTACTTTGACGTTAATATGAGTGTCAAGGCATGGCAGAGCATTTTGAATAtgagtcaaataaaaaaaaaacaataagatgaaaaatataatcaGTCAAGATGAAAGAAACATTAGTATGACTGTCAAGGAATGGCAAGGCAAGACATTCATGAATAGTATATGCAGAGCTCTTGACACAGTTTATCCCAAAATATATTCAATCAATTGCTTGACTGATCATCCGAGAAATTACCATTTCAAAATTGAACACAATTATTTGCATCCATTCATCTTTATCTCGAAGTATTGTCCTTATtttcaacataaataaatcaaagcATATATTAATAATAGAGGCTAATCCCAAGCACAAGATGTGTCCAAGGCTAACCAATGAAGATTCAAGACATTACCACAGTCAGCACTGAGTAACAAAACAAATAACTAAATGGAGACAAACTAACAGCACTATACGTCTATTGAAAGCTACACCTACAACAGTGGATAAAACCATGAAAAGAAATTGAGTGACATATTTTGCATCCCCTGCATCACTTGTTACTTGTAAAACCAGTCCAACCATTTAGCCCCTTTAAAACTTAGTAAAAAAAGGTATTGATTTTGGCAACTAACCACTACCAACAGCACTGCAAATTTCCATACATGGCTATCATAAATATCTTAAAATTCAGAAATGTAGAAAAATAGTATACATTTGACCTCTTAAATACTCCTATAATGTAGACATTGTATGACTCATCAATCTTCCTAGTCTTGCTAGTTCTATATACTATTTCAAGAGTTTATTGAAAAGTGTGAGAAAGATTATTTAACCACCTTAATTATAATGTAAAAACTGTATGGCTGCATCAAAATTTAACTTAATTGGAACATGACACTAAGCACAAAGAAACATGGTTTTAAAATGTGGCCGCTGTTGCagtcgctgcctttgcaatatTGCAGCTATTGCGGTGGTATTGTGGTCCTTGCGGCGtcaacttaatttttattagcATGAATACTATaatttactattatttattttatggcTCATGTATCTTCCGTTTCCTCTCTAAAATCTTTATCTCATATCATCCATCTATTAGTTTAAAATATCACTAGTTCTTTAAAATACTCTCTAAATCTATGatataaagaaaaagtaaagtataaaaataaattgtgtgACCACTAGTTTTCTGCACCCAATTCCCTCATTACGGCACTGCGAAGTGGTTTCAAATGTGATTTATGATCACACCACAATTGCGGCTTGATGCGATTGCAGACAATACCGTGGGCGCATCAGGTGATGCATCCACAATTTGAAACCATATACAGAGCACATTGGCACAGAACACAGGTTAAAAGGTCACAAAAAGGCTTCAAAGTTTAGCTTATCTGTTTTGCCTCATGGCAAACTAGAGCTAATTTGGTCCTGCAACACTACTAACCAACAACTAGTATAAACTGGAGTCGAACTTGCATCTTTGCAAAAAGCACACGCAAATGAAAAAACAACCAAACTACAAGGTTTGTTACAGCTAACAGGTAATGACACAGACAAGCAAGGTTTTACTTCATTTGGAAGGAAAATAATTAGATACTAACAAGCAATTCAAATTTGGTATATAACTATAAAAGCAATAATTACACATTAAATTAAGCTAAGATCACAATAACAACAGcagcaataataaaaaataaataataataataataataatataatagtaaaaaaaactaattaaataaaataaaagcaatcATAACGTGCGTGTGCTTACAACTGTATCAGATTGAGTGGAGGAAGCGCGGGAGCGAGTAGCGCCTTTGGTGCGGCAAGCATTGTTGTTAGTTACGACGGCCGGAGGCGGAGCAAGCTTCAAGTAGCCATTGGATCTAACAGAAATGCTCTTTGGAAGCGAGAACCTCTCCGTTTCAACACCGTTATTCTCAATCACACTCGTCGGACTCTCATCAGATTCGGAAGCTTCCTGCAACTccttgttgttattgttgatgttattgcTATTCCAATCAGCACAGTTTTCCTTTCCATCTCCAAGATTCAAGCCACGGAAACCTTGCAACACATCAAACGGAGTTGATTGAGTCTGGACGGAGGATCCACCGCCATTGAATCGGTTCTCCAGCGAAGCTTGAACGAGAAGGTTCAGATTCTTCTGCAACTCTTTGTTCACGGCACGGAGCTGTCCGTTTTCCTGCTGCAGAGCTTCGACCTCTTTGGAACTTTCCAGAAGGCGACTGAGAAACATACTGTGACGATTCACCATATCCTGATGCTTCTGTATCACGCATGAGTCGTACTCTGTTCCAAGGTCAGAGTAAGGATAAAGCGAAAATCCGCCGCCGTTGCTGCTGTTTCCGGCGAGCGATGATGGAAGATCATTACTCAGAGCAGAGTACAACGAAGCAAACACGCCAGCGTTCGACTGCATGTGACCGGCGTTGTTGACGCCGATGCCGTAACCGCTTTTGGATGACGGAGAACAAACGTCCTTGTTATGCATTTTGATCGGTGAAGTAATACTGCAAAATTACCAGAAAACGATTAAAAAACGTGACGAAGATCGCgataaacaaaaattcatagATTCATAATCATTTCACGCATAAATCAATGTATACATTTTCAGATCAATCAATAAATTGGCGAATTAAAGTAACAGTTTAACGAtcgaagaaaaattgaaaaacctaACCGATTCAAGAAAATATACAAACGAAATTAATAAAGCGCGCTAAAAAACGAATGCGATTATTCAAAGAGAAATGAGAAGAAAGCATTAccgatgaagaagaagaagaagattcacAAATTCGATCGTAACAGAAAGGATGAGAAACGACGAGAAGCTCCACCTTCACAAGCAGAAGCTTCTCgaaagagagaaagatgaaGTAAAATTTGGAAAGAGAATGATATGGTTAGTTAGAAGAGAGAGAGGTGGAAGAAGAGTTTATATAGTGACAATGGTGAAGagggtgtgtttgtttggtGCGAGGGAAAATCAAAACCGTCTTCAACACACTTTCCAACAGAATTCACTTTGCGATTTTCGAGGCAGTGGAGTTAGTTTCCATAATTACCCCTCATAATTTCAAAGCAACCGTGTATTCCTTGTGGTGTTTTTTGGAATTCAGTTTGTGTCTTCGTTGTAAGTGAAATGCATCTACTGAATAAGACCACTGATATTTAATCGAATGGTTGAGATCAACTGGAGGTTTACCAGAAAAAGATCCTTCGCTATCAGTGTATATTCTTTCTTtctggttttatttttatgcaataTACTCCTCTACGACTATATTCTCTTACCAATTTTGTACATGCTTTATTCATGAATAAATTGTATGTTTTATTGGTTGATTGTATAAATTGTATGTAAATGTGTTTATGTGATTTACGTCAAAATCCTAATTATGCACTTACTCACGGCATAATCACTTAAACTAGATAAATTAAATTGAGTTGGAATAATCATAAATTTTAACTCAATTGACAACAAATATAGATACTGAAATTACTATGATGTTGCGAACGGAGTCAATTCTGATTTTTCTATTTATGAGTgtgattttttaatatgtatatttgtataaaaTCATTGTCATGACAAAATTCTTCAAATGATcttctttcaaaacaaataaaaaaaaaattcaaataatcaaaacagtttAGCGGGTTAAATTGTTTAGGGTTTAATTTAGACATATAATTAAAATGAGGTACATATATGTGATTTGGCAGAACTATTACAATGTTAGTGGCATATCTTATTTACTCAATTGTTTATGTACATTGAGGTTTAATAGTAGAAGAAATATTAGATGATTATCGATATACATTGATATTTAGATTGTTGCACGAACAGTTCAATATAACTGGGTATTCTACCAAATTATTTTACGACACCCCGCTTTAATAGTATGACATGTAACATATCCATTACACCGATATTTATGTACATCGAGGTTTAATAGCGGAGAAATATTAGATGATCATTGATATACATTGATATTTAGATTGTTGTATAGATAGTTCAATGTATTCTGTTAAATCATTTTACTACACCCCGTTTTAATAGTACGACATGTAACATATCCATTAAACAGATAGACTACATCCATTAAACTCTATGAGGAacttatttttcattaataatttattcaCTTAAAAGTTACTTTAATATActgataataaaaataaaaattatatttaagcCATTAGGATTGGTCCAGCCACGAGGGATTTTGATGGTATGCATGAGATCTTAAGTTCAAACTTCATTCCCTTGTACataaaaagtatatttattattattaatttttatcataaaaatattgacAATCCCTTATTTAGGTTTTAAAAAATGGCAGAATATTAACTTTAAatcagtttttttattaaatcatataaagtatatcataataaattataagcatcagataatttttatgttaaattaaaaatatatcactTGAAAGGGCCAGATCAATATTCCAAATATatttgaaggaccaaaatgaaaatttaccAAGAAAGAAACCACACACTCAAGTACCTCTAGTTGACAAACCGGATGATCTATGCTAATCAAAATTCAATCACATCATATCAATATTCAACACCAAGGTCCACCATATgttatttatattgtttattcttttgaagtacatgtgtttgaaaaattaatattttttaagttgtaACAGAAAAATGATAAGAATGCAAGAAAGTTTAGAGAGCGTATTGAAGGTGCATAGTTGCGGTTAGAATAGCATTTGATTACACATAATGCTTGAATTTGAAGTTAGTTACTAGTAGCTGGTAGTCTTGACTTGGGTTTCCCATTTTTAAGTCACAAACTAGATTAAGACACTTATTATTTACGAATAAATAGAATCCAATCATGTTCTTATTTGGAGGGAGAGAGGTTGTTTGCTTCTTTATCACATTTACAACAACCTCTTCGTCTAATCGCTACTCTATCAAAATCTTATATCAAAATGTTTGTTGAATAAAATAAGACACATCCTAAAAATCGGTCCCCATGTTaattcatttctctctctcaaaaGCCAATAGCTAAAGTCTTTTCCATGTGTGATGGTTGTTTGTTAAGTTAGCCATACAATTCTTctcaaatacttttattttcataaaactaACCATGGTCGGATTATATTTCCCTTTCATTACAGCTTTGGTCATAATGCTATTATAGCTAAAAGCTGATTTAGTTGTTATTGAGTTTTATCAAGGACtaaggaatatatatatatgttcctTTATTTGTCTCAAAATACAAGTGAAAATCTAGCACAGTCTGATTTAAATTAGAATCTTATTTGTGTCACCATTCGAATATAACAGCgagttttacaaaaatattccaAACAAAATTAACATGAAGCAGTGCAAGACAAGATCCATTAACTCGATCCAAGAACTAATATGCACCCTCTCCCGGGAATGTCTACTGGCCAGCCTTAAGCTTCATTCTATGCGAGGAAGGGGTCACCCAATGCATCCTCTGAAActgaaatacaaaaaagaaaacaaacaacaaaccattaaaaatataaacattttaaCATAACAATTGAAtcgttaaaaaaacaataattaaaataaacattttaacATAACAATTGAATcgtagaaaaaataatattttatatagcaattgaatagtaaaaaaaacaataattaaataaaattaaacaattatacTTACTTCGGCGAAGCTCCAAAGCCTGCCTGCACTCCACAATCCACATGTGTGTCGAACGATGGTAGAAGCGACAAGTCACTAGGGCCCTCAGGAAAACCCTCTGATTCAAGCGCAACCTCATGTACCCCATGCCGCTCAGGGTCAGCCTCTCCCTCCTCTTGAACCGACTGCTCATACTGAGGTTACTCGTAGCAGTGCTCCTGAGCAGCGTAGTAGTGAGGGTCTTCCTCATAATGTTGTGCATGGTCCACTATCTGGAACGGACCCGTCTGGGACGACGACCCCTCCCCGCTCATACATTATAGGGATACTATGGttctcatttttctcatttaggatgattattttaaaaaaaaaattatataattgtgTAAATGTGTTATCTCCCTTACCCGCGGACAAAAGTcgtaaaataaaagagtaaattttCAGGacactttgttttcttttggcCTTGCGAATTGTGGGTATAGTTGTCCATAACAGTGTGCCAACTATTAATTGAAGGAAACacatttcatgtttttttcttgCTAGTTGGTGCCATTGCTAACTTTataagtgttttatttttataattatgttgaaaatataGTATTATTATGTTTCATAAGCAAACTATTAAAgtaatgcaaattttttattacaaaattttcatcatttaCTCCAATATACTATAAATTTATAAACTATTAATGTTGAAAAACAAACTTCTACTGTACCATTTATgaagtttgttttttgttttttattttatttttttgttacaaaaaaattagggtgAGGGTATGATGTCTCGGTCTAAGACGGAAAAGACTTTTGGGCTcaaaaaatacttataaaagaatttacatttttttcttttcattttactATTCCATCTCTCTTCTATTTCACTTATTTTTAATTGAGAGTGTGACATACAATAGAAGTAAGTgatatatttcatttatttatcaaaacaaCTAGCTTATTATATATTCGAAATTGAAAGGATAACCAATATCAAAGACATTTCTACCAATATACTataaaatttttctttaaactaCCATAATTATCAATAACAACTCAACAAACTTGTGCATCGCACGGGTATACGTCTAGTACTTGTCTAATATTCAAACTACAAATCATGGCAAGTTTTTTCTACTATGATCAAATTATTTGcaaacaaaaaggaaatagGTTGAGACATAAATCATAAGTGACACATTGTGCAATATGCAAGTTACTAAACCAGAGAATAATCTACTTCATGTCGTAGATGTCTAAAACACCAATCGAACATGGAGAAGCCTGTATCATGAGGATTTGGAAGCGTGATGtacttttgtgattttttatcgTCCCATGAATACATGATACATGTTGTAGATAAAACACTGATGACATAAACAGAATTACTCTCATATCCCCACATGTTCGGATTTCTCAATGCATAACAGCTTTTCTCCAACATATTTGACACACAAAATAACGCAATGTCACCCAAAGTTTCCAATTCGACATAAGTCATAGTTGAGAAGTCTATCTTGTACGCATTCCTTATAAAATTGAACTTCATATCAACCACTAAAAGTTGATCGTCACAATTAACCAACCTAAGCCATAAGGACGTTGTAGCATCGGAAATACTCTTCAGTTTTAGAAATTTAATATTTGCTGAATTCAAGCTGAGTACCCCAATGTTGGCCTTGTCAGTgactacatatattatattatgaaaaatCACAAAGTCAACAACCCTCCCTTGATTTTCCATTGTAGAATAAGTAACCCAACCACAATTACGAGATTGATAGACATGCAAACTCATAGAATCTTGGCATAAAACCACCAAGACAAATTCCTCAGAGCATTTGCCAAAAGCAAGCAGGGCATGGTTAGCAAACATATAAGACTGAACTTCGAAGTTAGAGGTATTGATTACCTTGTTTATTCTTGTAAATGGATTGATTAGCATAAATGAATTATTGTCCCCTGCCATGATAAAATATCCACTACAAAACGTAACATAGGTATAGCGGAAGAAATACTCCATCATCTTCAAGCAATAAACTTTTTGTTCGGGTATGCTACTAAGGGAAATTGATCCGTAACCATCATATGAAATTTGAAGAATTAATGGTTCTTGGGATGCCAAGAAATTTCTCCAGTAAATTTTACGAAAAGCCCCTCCAATTCTTGCACACACCGGCAAACTGAAAGAGGTCGTCAAAATCTAGTGTTTTGGAAATGATATCAAGCACATCCCAGGGAAAGTCACGGTTCTCTTCtactttcttcaattttttcccTTTGTATCACAACAATGACAATGTTAGGTGATtgctaaacatatctttttatttatttctgaaacataagatattttattgtttatatgaTAATATCATGGAAAGTACGATAAAGAGATATTTACCACCCCTTTTACCCCAAACAAAAATCCAGCATAAAATACAAATATGCGTGATCCTCTTTTTCGTGTGAATAGTTAACTTTCCCATTTTTGTGATCATGGATCATGCCAATATATAGCAAACTATAGGTgtccattttcatcttcatagaAATTAACATTCTAACTGAAAGCATTAAATATTTGGCATGCATGACATTTTATTGACCCTACTAcccaacaaaaaagaaaaaaaaggataaaagacATAGGAAAAGTTCAATTAGTGAGGAAATAACATTTCCATGCAATTCCCTACAATCATGTGAGATAAAACAAATACACCAAGAATCAATAAAAGATACAAGAATGAAAATTTTAGATTAATTCTTAAACATAAAAGATACTGGAATACTGATATAACTGAAAAGATTGgaatagtaaaaataaatactaCGAAGAAAAGCAATAGAGTGGAATTATTGAAGGGTTGAAAATAAACagacaaaattacaatttatgCTATCGAAGACAAAAGTGATAAGGTTTTAGTTGCATGAGCCGAAAAAATACAACAGATATATATGAGAATACCCTTCATTGTATTGAGATGCTATCAAATAGCTTCCGAAGCTCTAGATCTCTAGGTAGTCAATAGTGGCACAATCACGCCCGTGCATGGAGGCGTGGTGTCTGACCGCGACAGCGTGGGCAGGTCTTGTGTGTGCTCTAAATGCGTTCGTAAGTCTTGGGTGAGGAGCAGGTCGCGGGTCGTAGCGTCCTCCTAGACCGCGAGCCGTTGTCTAGGAAAGACCCAAATTGTCCTTAATTTTGAACCATTTAAAGCTATTTTGGGGGTTTTGTGTTTAATCTAAACCCATTCTTCTATTCTTCTTTGATACTCTTCTTTTATCCTTCGCTGCAAAGTGCAATCAGTCCTGAGCTGAGAGAGTGTTGAGTGCAAAGTTGAACTTCATCTTCACCGTTTTTTGCACGATGCCGCGCCGGCTACTGTCCATTTGTCTCCTCCTCTCCATTGTTTCCTCTTTTCTTTGTCTTCTATGTTTcctcctttctttttttgttactcTGTTGAATCTATTGATATTATTTCCCCCCTTACTATTTATTCTTCTCTGTACTCTTATTTGTATTTCCTTTTGCtactattgttttgattttttttttttactttcatatATTTAAGTGTTGGAGACTTCCATATTCTTTATTTCGTTGACTTTTGTTGGTATTTAAATGTATGTTTTGATTAAGACTTGTGGAATTTTATtgcaatttatgaatttttcgTGAGTTTTGAGTTATTTGTTTAATCTTACATTAAACAATGATTATAGTATTATTCGTGAAATTTGTCCCAAAATGATTAATAGCGGTCATCTTGCTATACGCTATATATCTCACTTTCAGTGTCGGACGCTCTGCGTTGCTACCTGGGAACTGCCTAGCTAGATACCAATATGGATCCAAGAGCTGATTATGTGAATACATTTAGTATGATTCTACTTCTAAAAAATCTATTGGaataagtttttgaaaattatagtCCTTCAAAATTTAACTACTACAATTGCAATCAACAACAAATTTCCTTCAAATTTCCCAAATTTCCCTTTTGCGGCCAAATACACATATTTTCTGTGCCCCCTATCAATAGCCCAACTCAAACAAAAATAGTCCTAGATAGTGTGGATAGTTAACACCAACATAAGTCAAGACGATGGCAAGGTTTAGGACAGATATCAACCCCAATCAATACATCACCATAGATTCTCGGGAAGAATTAGTATCCACCCTTTCTAATATGCTCGCGTAAAACAAGAGACTGAAAGACACCACAGTTTCAAAATAAGTCAACCAAGGACCAAATAAGAATTAGCATTCACCCTTAATACATTCCTTTcagattttttgtttattttctttggaAAAATTTCATGCAATTAAATGTTTGGGACCCCCAATTTAAAATCCTTGCTCCATCTCAGCCTTCTAATTCAAGACGATGGCACAGACAAGCATCTAACATGTAAGCTATGAAGAAGGAGATCACTTGTAAGATGAGAACAAATGGACAAAGTTAAGATGACTGGCAAACAACAAGAAGCTTCGAAGGGCAATATTGATGGATGATAGGACTATACAACTCATGTTTATTCTAGAAAGAGATAGCAAGGGGCACATGAGATAGATAAATGGAAAAAGAGGATAGGCTGAATGAAAAGTATGTTGAGTtggaaaaaagggaaaataaagaATCCTAACAGAATATAAAGGCTAAGGAGTAAGGAGACTAGAGAGGTGGGGAGTGAAAAAATATTGGTATGAGGTGCTATAAAACGGGTTGGACATTCATATTTGTCTTCACTTTTAATGGATAAtgggccaaaaaaaaaatgagctgAATGAGGAGGAGGATCTgttggaagaaaaagaaaatgaggaaTCCTAACATAATGGTTGCAGAGCTGAATGAGGAGGAGGAgtgtcttttctttttaatactCCAAAAGTGTCACTATATGTCGCAAAGAATCTTAATCCATCAATTAATAGTGCAAAATTAGGACTCCATTACACTCAATCCAACAAAAATTGAACAATTTAAATATGGTGGATATATATCGCAAAGAAACTGCAGAAAAGCATCAAGATATGAGAATTACAATGAATAGTGATAAACTACTAACCAGTGGTCTCAAATTGAAATGGAAGTGTGATTCTATCTGTATGACCTTTAAGCAACCCCTTCACACTTTGATCCTGGAATTCTTTTAGAACTTTCAAAATCCCGTTATAATTTTTCCTCCTAACTTGAAACGAAACTTTTACTGCCTTACGAAACGCCAATTCATCAGCTTCGTTTCGAGCGATCTTCATCTTTTTATTCAGAAAATCAATGATTCAGTATAACTAATTCCAATAATTCAGaataaataaaaccaaaaaaaattaatgtgtcGAGTGaaagaggaggaggaagaggagCATACCATTGATTTTTGAGGCTGCAAGGATTAAGATTTAAGAATGCGAACCCCCTAATTCTGAAGCTACAGAGAGGAGAGGGAAGCTTGTGTTTTGTCGtgcttatgttttttatttatgaaagtgTTTGTTTTGTCATGTTTTCTGTTATTTATatactaaataattttttattttattaacaaatcaatttaattgttacagaaaaaaaatatacaaataaattatattagattttcaataaatttaaatagagattccttaaaaaaaaaaaaaagattttaattttattatggaCAAAGTCACCAATAAGCTAGCTTTTTGAAAGGGAAGACTTCTCCACAAGTGACTCttgttgtaacaaaaaaaaaaaaaacaagtgacTCTTGTTAATTCTCTTTTGACTTTTATCCCTGCTTATAAtgggtagcacttgggtgacatagagttgggtgacattggtgacatcGATCAATCACAATGTTACAATGCTTgtgagagagagaaacacaagcattgtggcattgtgattggccaatgtcacccaactctatgtcacccaagtattttccGCTTATAATATGCAAATCAACTGGCTTCTGCGGTATGTGTGTGACAATCTTGATAAAATAACTCGTAGTTTTATTTGGAAATGATCGACGAACAAAGGGTATGCATATGGTTGgctggaaaaaaaattactaagatTGGGCAAAATGGTGGTCTTGGAGTGAGAATGGCTATAAACCAAAACATTGCGTTCTTTCAGCAAAATACTTCCAAGGGTCAAATGTCTTCCTTGCAAGAAATAGTAAAGGCTCCCCTATTTAGAATGCTATTGTaaaacctattaaaaaaatattggaagaTGGTTTCGAGATTAAGTTTTGTTCCCCATCGTTTTGGCATCCTGCTCTTCACATGACAACTTATCTCTATTCTTCATTGTAAAACACTTCAAAATCAGTCACCAATGCAACACTTATACCACTGTGATCCCAACTACACGCATCTATGAGTTTTTGATTGTCTATGTTATGATCTATTCTCGTTATCTAACATCCATAAGTTACAACCTCGCTCTACTCTGTGTCTTCTTGGGCTATCCGCTAAATCATAAAGGCTACAagtgttttaatttttcaaacaaaaaattaataatttttaggcATTTTATCTTTGATGAAACCCAATTTTCCTTCACCAAGATACACCACCTTCCCTTAACTATTATAACTTCCTAAATAATGACAGACACCCATACCTTGTACATCAGTGGCAAAATAAACTATTACCACCTGTTTCTCAATGCCCACCTTCACCAATCACCAGCAATCCCCATCTCATAATTATGCGAAATAGCTATTACAAACTCTTAGAAAGAAAAGTTTAGAGAGATAGCGATGGTTAGAggaagtttagagagagagagagagagagagtgataGATAGAtagcagaagaagaaaattttagaaagaaaagttTAGAGAGATAGTGATGGTTAGAGGAGAGAGGTGTGGAAGAAGGAGGTTATATTGTGGCAATGGTAGAATGTGAAGTGTTAAGAAGCAAATGAAGCTCGAAAGAAGCTTCTAGAAAGAGAGCGGAATaagattttagagagagaatgaCGGTTCGAAAAGAGAGAGGTGGAAAGAGAAGTGTGTTGTTTGGTGCGCGGAAAACCAAAACTTCCTCAACACACTTCTTAACAGATTTCCTTTATGTT is from Medicago truncatula cultivar Jemalong A17 chromosome 1, MtrunA17r5.0-ANR, whole genome shotgun sequence and encodes:
- the LOC25485458 gene encoding zinc finger CCCH domain-containing protein 15 yields the protein MHNKDVCSPSSKSGYGIGVNNAGHMQSNAGVFASLYSALSNDLPSSLAGNSSNGGGFSLYPYSDLGTEYDSCVIQKHQDMVNRHSMFLSRLLESSKEVEALQQENGQLRAVNKELQKNLNLLVQASLENRFNGGGSSVQTQSTPFDVLQGFRGLNLGDGKENCADWNSNNINNNNKELQEASESDESPTSVIENNGVETERFSLPKSISVRSNGYLKLAPPPAVVTNNNACRTKGATRSRASSTQSDTVQKVFVRGGQKEEEPLEMVVYNQGMFKTELCNKWQETGTCPYGDHCQFAHGIGELRPVIRHPRYKTEVCRMVLAGVVCPYGHRCHFRHALTEQEKAMSQPKPRSMKLER